The sequence aacgTTTTAACGTTACACTTTTCATTTTTCTacctaataaaatgtttaatttgtaagcgaaattgtcgaattttgttgtataaataataattgatcacgtattatttgtagaaaaatttgagtaatttaagagatatttagaaaacttaaaatgatatcaagtaatttaaacgaagtttgtgaaaaacatttcagaacttctaaacattttttaaactgaataaaattttgtctacaaatttgagaaaatcttacaaattttttaaaaatccttaaattcttcccgggtcgtttttaataatattggaagtctcttaaaatccttttaaatattctgttaaaataatttttcaaaatgaacaataatttacaattttcccaggaatttcaagaaaattttttttattcgtttggagcctttcaaaattcgacaaagcttctaaattttttgtaaactgcaaaaatctacagTCTATTTTAAATTAGCTTGTGAGTATTTGAACCGAAATTTCgttagaaataaacaaattttttcggtaaacacacttcgttcaaattatttgaaatcatttcaagttctaaattaatttttaatttttttgaaacttctaaatatctcttaaaattactctaattgtttctaaaaataataagtgttcaattgtttcaaggatgcttaaactatttaaaatgaaaataatttaaattctaatttaagaacttttaagttaaaaaaattaaaatttaaaaatatttaatggccTATAATGactgaataatataattctgacaatttttatatttcattgattgattctttaattcagattattgaaaatgttaaccaggatttatatttttggaacttaatctaaatctttgaactctataatttatgaatgtaaaaaattctgaattttgcagttttttttttactttttctaatgtgtcccctaagggtttacatttttcttacaccttctctattcctttacacaccctccacacacttacttggtggtggaagggggacctacagNNNNNNNNNNNNNNNNNNNNNNNNNNNNNNNNNNNNNNNNNNNNNNNNNNNNNNNNNNNNNNNNNNNNNNNNNNNNNNNNNNNNNNNNNNNNNNNNNNNNggccaccgagactcttccagagtgcgaggcgggaatcgaacccgcaagccaaaggagtgggtccaaagcctacgctttagctcccacgaccatcgtcccactaattttgcagtttaaattcattaaacttgaaattattcagttgaaaagtgttagtagtttatatgcgtaaattatttcacaattcaatagaaaatttaaaaacttaaaaatttttaaacttcaattttaaaagttaaaaattcaagagttcgactttgaatgctttagtttgttgtttattttttattacttgtacttttactgtttagctttagatttagttttttttaaattttattgaccgggcaaaatatttgcgaaccgggaaagggccgggaattttgttctttgattaaaacggtcaccctgtaaAGGGCAAAAAAACgttaataaaaaatctgaaaaaatttgctttttacgGAGATTTATTCATTTAGAGCCATTAAACAACTTTCTATCttcattcgtttaaaaaaaatgtatttataaataattcccCGTAAAAAGTAAGTTATTAAATATTGCAGAATTTTGACAAACATATTGCATTAATGAATGTTAAGAGAATATCTGTGAATATATGTCCTgctaaatttaatttcagaaatattattacAGGAGCATGTCGAAGACCATTAAAGATCCATTCTATGAACTCAAAAAATGGGAAACTATTTGACTGCATAGATTTAGAAGTGCCTTATGCTGATCAGACTTTAAAATGGACGATATTCTTCGATTCCGAATGTCCCGAGCTGGGTCCTGATTTCGTTTTCAATGATGAGAACTTTCTTGCTGATCCGGATATAGAAACATTAATGAGATGCGTTCCTAGCTTAGCAAACTGGAATTATCTCGATAGCAATTCGCTTCTTACCGTCCTTAAAGAACTTTTAGCACACTATAAAGATTATCAGGTAATCCATGACACCAGTgctatttatttcttataaatttctaTGTTGTTTTTCCTGTAAACTATCAGGGAGGCGTCTTGAACGAGAAACTGGGAAAGACCAGGAAATTActgggaatttatttttcaaaaccgaGAATTCACTTCTGATTGTAGTAAAAtccaagttttcattattttaataattttggtaatttttttttttgatcgggaattttacaaatttgtaaaaaaaaatctgtccatgttcgatttaaacagtttttaaataattagtggaaattttgtgtttttcaattatgctattatttagcttgcaatgcgtaattaaaatttttatttttaagctcacattgttaatttaaagaatttttaaatgtttccttaaagacttgagcaaataaaaaataaaagcgattttaaatcagttcaaaatttaacgattttcatattttaacgttaaaagttaaacgttttcaatttcaaagtcttagtcattaaacaaatgtgaacgtatgactgaaagtttataaactattttcaaatttaaaataacttcataataatatattcttcattaaaggattttattaaatttaaaatattccatttttaacccattcaattagaaacttttaattaaaaaaaaaatattattgaatatttagcaatatttgaattttaatttagggcaagtaaattgaaaccatatatttaaaagtaaagaatctttaactgaattgtttgacatagaaagcctggaatcgttaaaatttcgaagtgcctttaaacttttaacgttacaattttaattcttgtatttgaaaaatggttaatttgtaagtgaaatttttaaattttgatatttaattaacAAGTGaatatttgtagacaaaatttgagtaattttaagagaaacttaggagttttaaaaagataaaaaattatcatgcagttataaaaacttttttcttaaaatcttctagaatcttttttgaaaattttgttcaaatctttaaaaaactttttaaatattatcttaaaataatttttcagaatgaaaaattatttttaattttcctctgaATCTTgacgaaatgttttttttcttttgaagcccttaactatttttggaaagaatctaattttttggtttaaaatctgcgaaaatctacattttgttttatgttaggctatcatttcaagtttcacattaagtttgaatcttttcaaaacttctacatatctcttaaaattactcgaatttcgtctacaaataataaatgttcaatttttatttatacgtccaaattgtaaagaaattttttcaaatttgaaggattttctgaaaattgtacaaaaaattaattaattttgacagatattttgaagttctgaaaaaatttccaaaataatttttaatttataacaaatttaaaacaacttctaaatttctccagattttgaaataaaatgttgaagctttccaaggatgtttaaactatttaaaaagtgaagaattgaatttctaatttaagaagtgttcaataaaaaaattgtgcaatttttcaatatttaatgtaaatagctagcttaaagcttaaaaaaaaagcTTAGCTTAAGCTagctagcttaaaattccttaaaattatataattttgaaaatttttaagttcattgattgatattttaatttagagcattgaaaatggtaacgtggatttatatttttttatattgaaaaatgttagtaccttcaattttatactcGTAAATTATTGAGTacttgaatacaacattttttaattaaaaagttttaaattttaattttaaaagttcaaaatttagcaGCTCCACTTTGAGTCCttttatttgcagctcagtttttatctcatgtggaaattttttttagctttagtgttttattttttaaattttattgacagtaaaaaatgtttgcgaacccgAAAAaccccgggaaatgaccggaaatttatttcatcgattaaaacggccactctgcACATCAGatcgtttgaattttttccaaaatctacctgaaatctttctgaaataatttatgtcttcatgaaatctttttaatctatctacAATCTTTGCCAAAcagttgaaatctttgggaaatcactgaaatctttctcaaatatttgaaatatttgaaaatatttttttgaaattattgtttaaattcttgagaaatcattaatgtctttgaaatttttgaaaactatctgaaagttttgtgaaatctttgcgaaatattcaaaatatttcagaaatatttggtaacatttgtGAAAATGATTTGTTGAGAAAccattgaaatcatttgaaaatatttttgaagtatttggtatatttttgaaattgttaaaatctttgcgaaatcatttaattccttgtgaaatcttttacaactctgaaaaatttttgcaaaatattttaaatctttgtgaaatatttaaaaaaaaccattcaattgttgtgaaatatatgataatatttgggaaattctttaaatattttagatacatttgaaatctttgtgaaaacattgggagataatttcttttttcgcgaaatatttttaatttatccgaaatattagtgaaatatttggtgaaatttgtaaaaattattgaaatctttggaaaatcattgaatatttgtgacatttaaatatatccaaaatcttcgacatttttataatctttgggaaatcattctgacatttttttattctttctgaaatctttgaaatatttttgaaattatttaaatctttgcgagacatttgaaatatttgggaaataattttaaaaaaaagtttaatgtttggaaattttaaaaatatttttgaaagatttgtgaaatcattgggaGATCATTTATTCcttcgcgaaatatttttaatttatccgtaatctttgtcaaatctttccgaaatattaGGTTATATgcgtaaaaatgtaatattttaaaataaaaataatgtaatctaTAGCGGATTATCATTAATTAAGAGcacaaaagaaagaaaagtaattaaattttagaagcgtttaaaatcaaagatttttgataaaaaatatttttagttgatcaactttgAATAGAAATTAGTCAaagatttttacaataataataatttaataatgaattaataacaaaattctaTAAAGAATTTATGAATGATTTTGCAAGACGATttggaatcagttcacaattttagaatgtccagatttgaacgttaaaaattaaactgtttcaattggaaagtcttattaattaaacaaatgtaaacgaccaattgaaactttataaacgatttttaattttaaaataacttcaaaatattatattgataattaaaggctttcattaaattaaaaatattatttctatctaaaatattcaatttttaaaccattcaatttgaaatttttcaattaagaaaaagaacaattacttaatatttagaaaaaaaactaaatgtcgattgttacaattttaattgtgttattttaaaaaaattgttatttaaattgttgaattttgatgtataaataacaattgaacacctattattcttagacaaaaatcgactgagtagaagagatatttagaagtactgaaaaaattcaaaattattttaaatttgaaatgttttagaataatttaaacgaaatttaaatacagattttgccagatttcaacaaaaaatttagaagtttttaaagaatttttaatgttttccgaagaataaaaaacatttcctaggaaaattgaaaatgattttttattttgaaaaattaattataagagaatatttaaaaagattgacaagattaccaaaaatgaatgtgtaagattttaaggaaatttggttaatttggcagcataaaaaataaattagaaagaaTTCGAATCATGttcaaagatgtttagaagttctgaaaaaaaatgtttaaataatctaaaatttaaaaaagtgtaaaacaacatgtaaatgtttcaggattttgaaataaaaaaagaacgatataaatatgaaaatttttaattcattgattgattctttgaTTTAGAGCAATAAGCATAAGATGGATTTTTActtttggaactgaatctaaatcttgaaactctataatttataaatgtttaaaaccaaAGATTTCCACTTTGAGAGCTGTAATtcgcagctcagtttttattaattcaatagtcaaattttttggctcgattttttaattttcattgactgtgaaaaatgtttgcgaattgaaaaaaaaacctagaaCTAACcgggaacttttttctttgattaaaacggccgcCCTGTAGAAAAGAACACTgtgaagcctgcgataaatagaaattttgatcttttataggccaaaaatataaaatttcaaacaaacattgaagttaatttttaatacttcaaaaattgtatgaCAATATTTTGgaacgattttttcaaatttgtgaccGAGGCCTGAGAACCCTAAAAATTACATcgtgaaattttatttcagattgaTTTACTTAAAAGCCACGCCTCTGAAAAACTGAGATTCGAATATGAatctctgattaaaaatgaaaatgtttgcgCCGATGATGTGGAAGTAATTCTCCTAAACCCGGGGACGAAAACAGCAGAGGCAAAATTCTTTATAAGACTTGAAATGGACTTTTCAAAACTACCACAGAGAATGAAATATTCTGCAAACGATGCGGCTATGCTGATGATTTCATTCTCAGGGCGAGATTGGTACAACGTAGTTCCCCAACTTTTCCTCACTAAAAGTGTCGAGGAAATTTTTGGCAGCCAGGAACATCTACAAATTCCGCCTTTTCCACCGTCCGATGGCCTGTTAATTGACTACGTACCTAGAATCGTGCAGTTCTTGGAAGAAAAGGTAAGAAAACAATTAATAGATTCATCCCTTAGTAATACAATGAGACAAGTTACatcgtattttctattttatttcgtaatattaaaaatatgaacaatttaaaaatatattattaaacaaattcaggATGGCTGCTGGCCGAGGAATTTTCTGAGactgggaaaaaccgggaaatgaaagtgcatttatttcttgaccggggattttacaagttttcagaagaaaaatctgcaagTTCGGTTtcacagtttgaaaaaaaaaaaatgatttaaattgatatcttTTGCTTTTTCATACAGGAAGTTTTGTAATggtaacattttagaaaaaattttgactcatttaatcaaacatttctgaatttaaaaatgtctgataCAAAGTTCTAAGAAATTGGCCGGATGTGTGTGCGTAACACTTTTTTGTGGACACGATTGAGCAATATTGAATTCGATATGatacctacattaattttatttaaaatagtttacaaaaaaaaatttgtaactgacGGCTGCGTTAATTTCGGGGGAggtaaaaaagccaaaaattctaaGAGTACCTTTTTAGTGCCTTTCCAGATGATGACAGTTTTTAGTGGAAgattaatcttgttgtttaaaaatttgtgtttttagttgaaaattcaacttttaggttgagctttattgaatttgattaaaaattcgtcttttttggtagtaaattgatctttttctttgaaaattcatcttttttagttcaaatttcaactttttggttgagaagtcatgactttgattaaaaattcatcttttttgttcaaaaattcgtttccttttctgtagaaaattaagcttgttgtttaaaaattctgcttctagttgaaaattcaacttttttgttatgaattcttgaattctattaaaaatgtatcttttttagtagtaaattaatattttctttaaaaattaatcttttttagttgaagcttaaactttttgattgagaattattgtattttattgaaaatccgtctgttttgttagtaaattaatgttttcttttgaaaaatcttttttttttcagttgaaaatttacatttttggttaagaattcttgaatgttattaaaaattcgttttttttcgatagaaaattaatattcttgtttaaaaattcatccttttgttttaaagtttaacgACTAGGTTTTAAAGTCGAACTACTaattatctctttggttggaaattgaactgttttgttgaaaattgatttttttgttgttgaaaaattactttggtcattgaaaatttacctattctattttcgctcgaaaattgttcttttttaagcaaaaattcaagtttttgttaaatccgaactattttgttaactttaaaaaaaaataatgcagtttagttgaaaattcaactttttggttaaaatttcttgtattttgtttgaagttcgtatttcttggttgtaaattaatctttttctttaaaaatgtatctgttttagttgaaactttaactttttagatgataatccttgaattttattagaaaatcgtcttttttggtggaaaaataatctttttatttaaaaatttaggttttcaactttttggttgagaattcttgtattttattgaaaaatcgtcttctttagtagtaaattttgttaaaattatactatttttgttgttgcaaattaatataatttagttgaaaattgaaattttgggttgagagttcttatattttatttgaaattcatcttttttgttataaaattaacttttttattaaaatttcatatggttgatttgataattcaactattttggatagaaaattcgtcattttgtcttgaaacttcaataattaagtaaaaaatgaactatttggtaaaaatttaattttaaaacaaaaatatgacttcagcaaaaaattaatttttcatgaccATCAAGcattttcacaacaacaaaaaaatgaaacttcaacaaaaaaaattattatttttttttaccaaaaaataggaattctcactaaaaaagatcaatattaaaaatgagaaagttaaattttcgattaaaaaattaattttaaacaaaaaaaagcttttccactaaacaggtaaattttcaaccaaagaaataaacctttaataaaaaacatttttttgacaatgtagtttaacttttacctaagcagttgaattttcaattaaaaaagattaattttcaacacaatagttgaacttttaaacaaagagatgaattttcaattaaaaggattaattttcaacacaatagttaaatttttaaccaaactaaaagtacaa is a genomic window of Belonocnema kinseyi isolate 2016_QV_RU_SX_M_011 chromosome 8, B_treatae_v1, whole genome shotgun sequence containing:
- the LOC117178848 gene encoding BRISC and BRCA1-A complex member 2-like, giving the protein MLNQNCQGLDPFVTPLINRVNKSEKIGACRRPLKIHSMNSKNGKLFDCIDLEVPYADQTLKWTIFFDSECPELGPDFVFNDENFLADPDIETLMRCVPSLANWNYLDSNSLLTVLKELLAHYKDYQIDLLKSHASEKLRFEYESLIKNENVCADDVEVILLNPGTKTAEAKFFIRLEMDFSKLPQRMKYSANDAAMLMISFSGRDWYNVVPQLFLTKSVEEIFGSQEHLQIPPFPPSDGLLIDYVPRIVQFLEEKMENILLCFTKKKDFISSLLVLLRGCVMEYDAAEFNRATVLVEKKDFHFFIHFRVPAGFPRERPEVVLQSAYHMDQTGHLITHNVNKFLFNIQMEPLQMIQAIMSHIEENEVDCFQSYCTRKNRF